The sequence below is a genomic window from Oscillospiraceae bacterium.
AAGGTCCGCAGCAGGGCGTCGAAGCGGCCGGGCGCGTCCAGGTTGGCCACGTGAGAGGCCCCGGGGATGGTGTTCACCACAGCGCCGGGGTAGGCCTCTTCCCACGCCCCCATGTACTTGGCGATGGCGCCCAGCCGGTCGTACTCCCCCCGGCTCACCATCAGCGGCGCGTCGAACCGGAAGCCGGGCTCCGGGTGCAGGCACCTGGCGATGCCGTCCCAGCCGCGCAGGAACTCCTCCTTGGTGAGCCTGCCGAACAGGTCCCGCACCCGCCCGCGCGCCTCAGGCGTGCGGGCGCTGGCCGAGGCCATCCAGGCCATCAGCGTCCCCCAGGGGATGGGGCGGAACAGGGCGGTGGAGCGCTCCAGGCTCCAGCGCTCCCAGGGGGCGTAGCAGTCCAGCAGCACCGGGGTGGCCCCCACGACCCAGTAGCCCGCCGCCCCGCCCCAGCGCCAGGCGTACTCCTGCGCGAGGTAGCCCCCCATGGACAGGCCCACCAGCACCGGGCGTGAGATCCCCTCGGCCTCCAGCACGCAGCGGAGATCCTCCGCCGCCGCGGGCAGCGTGAACCCGTCGCAGGGCCGGGAGTCCCCGTGACCCCGCACGTCGGGGCAAATTACCGTGCAGTCCTCCAGGGCCGGGGGCAGAGGCTCCCACATGGTGCGGTCCACCCCGTAGGCGTGGAGCAGCACCACCGCCGGGGCCCCGGGCCGCCCCCGCTTCAGCCCGTAGGCCACGCCGCAGCCCGGCCGGGCCAGGGTGCGCGCCTCAAGTGCCGTCAAGCTCAACGGGAGCTCTCTTTGCCCGCTTTCTCCCGGGAGAGAAAGTAGGCCATGGCGGCCTCGTAGCCGTACAGGCCCAGGCCGCAGATCTGCCCCACACAGGCGGGGGCGGTGACCGAAGTGTGGCGGAACGCCTCCCGCTGGTGGACGTTGGAGATGTGCACCTCCACGCAGGGCACGTCCACGGCCTTGAGGGCGTCCAGCAGGGCGTAGCTGTAGTGGGTGAAGGCGCCGGGGTTCATCACAATGGCGTCGTACACCCCGTCCGCGGCGTGGATGGCGTCGATGAGCGCCCCCTCGTGGTTGGACTGGAAGCACTCGGCGGTGCCGCCGTGCTCCGCCGCGAAGGCCCGCAGGCGGGCGCAGAGGGCCTCGTAGCTGTTTTCGCCGTAGATGCCGGGCTCCCGCTTGCCCAGCAGGTTCAGGTTGGGGCCGTTGAGGATGAGGAATTTCATTTCATAACCTCCAGGATGGCGTCCGCCGTGGCCTCGGGGGACGAGAACTGCGTGATAATATGGTCGGCCCACTGCCGGTAGACCGGCTCCCGCAGGGCGAAGCGCTCCAGGAACGCCGCTTTTCCCCCCTGGCCCAGGGGGCGCCCCGCCATGGACACCGCGTCGTAGATGTCGCCCGGGTCCCGGTTGAGGAAGATTACCCTGCCCCCGGCGGCCAGAGGCTCCATGGCGGCGGGGTACAGGGGCAGGCCGCCGCCGCAGGCGATTACCAGCCCGGTCCGGGCGGCCAGCGCCCGGGCGGTCAGGCGCTCCTGTTCACGGAAGTAGGCCTCCCCCTCCCCGGCGAAGATCTCCGGGATGGCGCGCCCCACCCGCGCCTCGACCAGCGCGTCGGTGTCCGCCAGCTCCAGCCCCAGCCTGCGGGCCAGGATGCCGCCCACCGTACTTTTGCCACAGCCCATCATGCCGATTAAAACCAGATTTTCCATGCCCTACTCCTCGTAGGCCCTGAAATTGCCCAACACCCGCATGTCCCCCGCCAGCTGGGACAGCTCGTGGAGCACCCCGTCCATGCCGGGGGCGCTGAGATCGCCGGAGAACTCCAGGAAGAAGAGGTACTCCCACCCCCGGCCGGGGATGGGCCGGGACTCCAGCTTGAGCAGGTTGAGCCCCTGGACGGAAAAAATGGTGAGGATCTCGTGGAGGGAGCCGCTCTGGTGGGGCAGGCGGAAAATTGCGCTGACCTTGTTGGCCCCCGGCCTGTGCTCCATGCAGGGGGAGACCACCACGAAACGGGTCTGGTTCTTGTCGTTGTAGTTGACCTTCTCGGCCAGAATCTCCAGGCCGTAGATCTCCGCGGAGCGCCGGGAACAGATGGCGGCCGCCGTGCGCTCCCCCGCCCCGGCCACCTGCTTGGCCGATCCCGCCGTGTCCAGGGTGGGGATGCGCCGCCAATCCGGGTGGGCGTCCAGGAACTTTTCGCACTGCATCAGCCCCTGCTCGTGGGAGTACACCGTGCGCAGCTCCTCCAAACGCACGCCGGGCAGCGCCATGAGGCAGTGCTCCACCCGCACCTGCCACTCCCCCACGATGTGGTAGGCGTACTGGGCCAGCAGGTCGTACACCTGCCGGATGGAGCCGGTGGAGCTGTTCTCGATGGGCAGCACCGCGTAGTCGGCCTCCCCGTTTTTCAGCGCCAGGAAGGCGTCCCCAAACCAGGGCAGGCCCTTGGCCGCCACGCCGGGGCCGAAAAAGCCCGCCGCGGCCTCCTCGCTGTAGGCCCCCGGCTCCCCCTGGTAGACCACCCGGGGGTGCTCCACCGGGGCGCGGGCGGCGCCCAGGGCGGCTAGGTAGGCGGCGTAGCCGGGGTCCTCCGCCCCCTCCCGTACCAGCTGCCGCTGCTGGCGGCGGGAGATGGCCAGGATGCTCTCGTACAGCCCGGCCACGTCCGCCCGGCGGGCGGGGTCGTCCGTCAGCGCGGTCTTGGCCGCGACCACCTGCTTCTCCCGCTCGGCGTCCAGCACTGGTACGCCGTGGGCCTGCTTGTAGGCCCCCACTCTGCCGGTCACGTCCATGCGCTTTAAAAACAGGTCCACCAGCTGGGCGTCGATCTCGTCAATTTGGCGGCGGTATTCCTCTAATTCACTCACTTTGTCCCACTCCTTGCCCGCATCCGGCAAATGTTCTTCATGGTATCTGAGGCGTGCCTTGTCATTGCGAGGAGGCCCCGCGGGGCCGACGCGGCAATCCGTCTCCTCTTGGAGGCCCGGCCTCCGGCGGCGGTGCGGTTCAGGCGGCCCGCACGACTTGGCAGCGCTTGCCCTCGTAGGGGCCGATGCCCACATCGGCCCAAACCACCCTGCCCCCAAGGCAGCCCTAGATCCCCAGCACCTCGCAGGCCGCCAGGGCCGCGGCCGCCTCGATAACCGGCACGGCCCGGGGCACGATGCAGGGGTCGTGCCGCCCCTCGATGACCAGGGTGTCGTCCGCCCCGGCCTCCAGGTCCACCGTCTCCTGTTCCTGGGAAATAGAGGGGGTGGGCCGGATGCAGACCTCGAACTCCACGGGCATACCGTTGGTGATGCCCCCGTTCACGCCTCCGGCGTGGTTGGTGCGGGTCCTGACCGCCCCGCCGTCCATATAGAAGGGGTCGTTGGCCGCGCTGCCCCGCATATCCGCGAAGCCGAAGCCCGCGCCGAAGGCCACCGCCTTCACGGCGGGCACGGCGAAGAGGTGCTGGGAGAAGATCCCCTCCACATTACAGCCGAAGTCCGGGCTGCCCCGCCCGGCGGGCAGGCCCGCCACCGCGCAGCGGATGCAGCCCCCCACCGAGTCCCGATCCCGCTTGGCCGCCAGCACCGCCGCCTCCACCTGCTCCGGGGTGGGGTCGGGGACGCCCGCCACGTTGGAGATCCGTGCCGACACCGCGATCCCCCGCTCCTTGAGGATCAGCTTGGCCACCGCCCCGGCGAAAACCAGGGGCGCGGTGAGCCGCCCGGAGAAGTGCCCGCCCCCCCGGTAGTCGGCGAAGCCGCCGTAGCGCACCGATCCGCTGTAGTCGGCGTGGCCGGGCCGGGGGTGGGATTTGAGCCTGGCGTAGTCCCCGGAGCGGGTGTCCGTGTTCTCAATGACGGCGCACAGGGGTGTGCCGGTGGTCTTGCCTCCGAACACGCCGGAGAGGATTTTTACCTCGTCGGCCTCCCGCCGGGCGGTGGCCAGGGGGCTTTTGCCCGGGGCCCGCCGCGCCAGCTCGGCGGCGATAAAGTCCATGTCCAGCGCCACGCCGGAGGGCGCCCCCTCCAGGGTCACGCCGATGGCAGGGCCGTGGCTCTCGCCGAATATGATGTGCCGCATACGTTAACCCTCCCGGCGGATCTGTCCGCCCAAGCGCTCGTAGTCCTCCCAGAAGTTGGGGTAGGACTTGGCCACGCACCCGGCCCCCGTCACGGTCACCGGGCCGGTGGCCCGGCAGGCCGCCACCGCCAGCATCATGGCGATGCGGTGGTCGTTGTGGCTGTCCGCGGCGCCGCCGCCCAGGGCCTCCACGCCCCGCAGCTCCAAAAAGTCCGGCCCCTGCCGGATCTCGGCCCCCAGGCGGCCCAGCTCGGTACACACCGTGTCCAGCCGGTCGCTCTCCTTGATGCGCAGCCGCGCCGCCCCCACGATGCGGGTGGTCTCCCCCGCCCGCAGGGCGGCCTGGGCCGCCAGGGCGGGCACCAGGTCGGGGCACTGGGACACGTCCAGCTCCACCGGCCCCGGCGCGCAAAGCCGCTCATAATAGGCAACGATCCGCTTGTCGCCCTGGACGGAGCGGGGGTTGAGGCCCCGTATGTCCACCGCGCCCCCCAGGCCGTTGGCGGCGTACCAGAAGGCGGCCTGGGAGTAGTCGGCCTCCACCGACCCGTCCCGGTGGCGGTAGGTCTGGTTGCCGGGGACAAAGTAGCCGTCCTCCCGCGCCTGCGCCCGCACCCCGAACAGGGCCAGGGCCTCCAGGGTCATGTCCACGTAGCCGCGGCTCTCCAGAGGGGTGGTCAGGCGGATAAAGGAGTCCCCCTCCAGCAGGGGCAGGGCGTAGAGCAGGCCGGTGACGAACTGGGAGGACACGTCCCCCCGCAGGGCATATTCGCCGGGGGTGAGCCGCCCCGCCACCGAGAGCACGCCGTCCCGGCAGTCATAGGAGATCCCCTTCTCCCGAAAGATCTCGAAGTAGGGCTCCTGGGGCCGCTCCATCAGCCGCCCGTGGCCGGTGAACCGCCCCGCCCCCTTGAGGGCCAGGGCCACCGGGATAAGAAAGCGCAGGGTGGAGCCCGACTCGCCGCAGTCCATCAGCTCGGGCGCGGGATCCTCGTGGCCGTCGGTGAGCATGGCCCCCCGGATCACGCTGCCGTCCGCCGAGGCGTCGGCGTCCAGGGTGCGCATACAGCGCAGGGTAGCCTGGATGTCCTGGGACAGGGCCACGTTGGACAGACGGCACACCCCGTCGGACAGGGCCGCCGCGATAATCACCCGGTGGGCCTGGGACTTGGAGGGGGGCGGTGTAATCGCCCCCCTCAGGGCCGCGGGGGTTATGGTTACGTTCATGCTTACTCCTCCAAAAGCGCCAGCAGCTGCGTCTTTTTCATCCTGTG
It includes:
- a CDS encoding alpha/beta hydrolase, which encodes MSLTALEARTLARPGCGVAYGLKRGRPGAPAVVLLHAYGVDRTMWEPLPPALEDCTVICPDVRGHGDSRPCDGFTLPAAAEDLRCVLEAEGISRPVLVGLSMGGYLAQEYAWRWGGAAGYWVVGATPVLLDCYAPWERWSLERSTALFRPIPWGTLMAWMASASARTPEARGRVRDLFGRLTKEEFLRGWDGIARCLHPEPGFRFDAPLMVSRGEYDRLGAIAKYMGAWEEAYPGAVVNTIPGASHVANLDAPGRFDALLRTFLARCAQPERRSP
- the aroQ gene encoding 3-dehydroquinate dehydratase; protein product: MKFLILNGPNLNLLGKREPGIYGENSYEALCARLRAFAAEHGGTAECFQSNHEGALIDAIHAADGVYDAIVMNPGAFTHYSYALLDALKAVDVPCVEVHISNVHQREAFRHTSVTAPACVGQICGLGLYGYEAAMAYFLSREKAGKESSR
- the aroK gene encoding shikimate kinase is translated as MENLVLIGMMGCGKSTVGGILARRLGLELADTDALVEARVGRAIPEIFAGEGEAYFREQERLTARALAARTGLVIACGGGLPLYPAAMEPLAAGGRVIFLNRDPGDIYDAVSMAGRPLGQGGKAAFLERFALREPVYRQWADHIITQFSSPEATADAILEVMK
- the pheA gene encoding chorismate mutase; amino-acid sequence: MSELEEYRRQIDEIDAQLVDLFLKRMDVTGRVGAYKQAHGVPVLDAEREKQVVAAKTALTDDPARRADVAGLYESILAISRRQQRQLVREGAEDPGYAAYLAALGAARAPVEHPRVVYQGEPGAYSEEAAAGFFGPGVAAKGLPWFGDAFLALKNGEADYAVLPIENSSTGSIRQVYDLLAQYAYHIVGEWQVRVEHCLMALPGVRLEELRTVYSHEQGLMQCEKFLDAHPDWRRIPTLDTAGSAKQVAGAGERTAAAICSRRSAEIYGLEILAEKVNYNDKNQTRFVVVSPCMEHRPGANKVSAIFRLPHQSGSLHEILTIFSVQGLNLLKLESRPIPGRGWEYLFFLEFSGDLSAPGMDGVLHELSQLAGDMRVLGNFRAYEE
- the aroC gene encoding chorismate synthase — its product is MRHIIFGESHGPAIGVTLEGAPSGVALDMDFIAAELARRAPGKSPLATARREADEVKILSGVFGGKTTGTPLCAVIENTDTRSGDYARLKSHPRPGHADYSGSVRYGGFADYRGGGHFSGRLTAPLVFAGAVAKLILKERGIAVSARISNVAGVPDPTPEQVEAAVLAAKRDRDSVGGCIRCAVAGLPAGRGSPDFGCNVEGIFSQHLFAVPAVKAVAFGAGFGFADMRGSAANDPFYMDGGAVRTRTNHAGGVNGGITNGMPVEFEVCIRPTPSISQEQETVDLEAGADDTLVIEGRHDPCIVPRAVPVIEAAAALAACEVLGI
- the aroA gene encoding 3-phosphoshikimate 1-carboxyvinyltransferase, translating into MNVTITPAALRGAITPPPSKSQAHRVIIAAALSDGVCRLSNVALSQDIQATLRCMRTLDADASADGSVIRGAMLTDGHEDPAPELMDCGESGSTLRFLIPVALALKGAGRFTGHGRLMERPQEPYFEIFREKGISYDCRDGVLSVAGRLTPGEYALRGDVSSQFVTGLLYALPLLEGDSFIRLTTPLESRGYVDMTLEALALFGVRAQAREDGYFVPGNQTYRHRDGSVEADYSQAAFWYAANGLGGAVDIRGLNPRSVQGDKRIVAYYERLCAPGPVELDVSQCPDLVPALAAQAALRAGETTRIVGAARLRIKESDRLDTVCTELGRLGAEIRQGPDFLELRGVEALGGGAADSHNDHRIAMMLAVAACRATGPVTVTGAGCVAKSYPNFWEDYERLGGQIRREG